The Nitrososphaerales archaeon DNA window CGGCGATATCGCCAGAGCTGATTCTGCTTGCAGTGGGGCTCGCGAGCCTCGTCGGGATGCTTGCTGGGCTCCTTCCCGCATGGAGGGCCTCGAGGCTTACCCCTGTGGAGGCCCTAAGGCAGGAGTAGAGGAGTGATGGGCGAACAGGTTCCCGCAATCGAGGTCGTCAAAGTCTCTAGGATATACGGAGAGGGCGGCGAGGAGGCAAAGACTGTTGCCCTGCAGAACGTCAGCTTCAGTATCGACCACGGCGAGTTCGTTGCGATAATAGGACCCTCAGGTTCTGGGAAGAGTACGCTCCTGAACCTGATAGGAGGCCTCGATAGACCCACGTCAGGGACGGTCAAGATAGACGGCGTGGACATCTCCAAGATTCCGAACTCAGAGCTTGCCAGAATAAGGAATCGCAAGATAGGATTCGTCTTTCAGTCTTTTAATCTCATCAACCGCATCACAGCAGTCGAGAACGTGGAACTCCCGCTTCTGGTCACCGGCATGCCTCGGGTAGACATACGAGGTCGGGCACTCGAGCAGCTCGAGATTCTAGGCATAAGACACAAAGCAGACAGGAAGCCCACCCAGCTGAGCGGAGGAGAGCAGCAGAGGGTCGCCGTTGCGCGAGCGCTCGCGACTAATCCCCTCATAATCCTTGGCGACGAGCCGACGGGCAACCTCGACACGAAGAACACGGATGTGATGGTTGGGATATTGAAGAGGCTGAACCAGGAGCTCGGGAAGACCATCGTCATAATCACCCACAACACCGAGATAGCCGCGAAGACGAAGAAGATCATCTCGATTCGCGACGGGCTCATCCAGGAGATAAGAGAGAACTAGTTCAACTGACTGCAGGATGGTCCTGCTCGGAGGTTGACTCCCGCCTCCCACCTCCTACCAGTACTGCAGTGGCAGTCAAGACGAGGCCCACAACGGCAGCGCCGAATGCAGCCAGAGTCGTGATGAAGGTGGTCGCGCTTGTACCGAATGTCCCCCTGCCTGCAGACGTCGCCGCGACTCTCGTGCTGTTGAAGAAGGTGCCAGCAGACGTCCCCGCCGGCGCACCGAAACCAGTACCTCCAAAGACGAGGAATCGGACTACAGGGTCGGAGAACGCAAGAGTTGCCAGCCCTATGGCCGAGAGAACTATGCCCACGAGTGCGAGTCTATTCATCATCCTCGCCCGTCAATTTCACTTCGACATTAAGGTTTGCTCACTTGAGACTCGACCTCGCTGCTAGTTGTCACATGGTTCATGCTGGAACCACGAAAGGAGTTCGTTGTCAGACGGTTAGGGGACGTCTGACCTAGCTTCTTAGGAGGGACAGCGCCAGTATGAGGACGAGCGCGAACATCCCCAGCCCCATCACGCAGGGGGGGACCCCGAAGATGTAGAGCTTGACACAGCTCGTCAACGTGAGTATGTAACCGGTCAGGAATGCAGAGAAGCCGACGCCCATCACTGACAGCCCAACGACTGCTATTGCCCTTCTGTTCTTGTACACAAGCAGGGCAGCCAGACCGACGATGAAGATCAGCGCGTAGAGTATGAAGCCGTAGAAGCAGGAGGGGTACCCGAAGTAGTAGGTTTCGCAGGCGGGCTGACCTGTTGCCAATGCGATGTAGCTCAGGTAGCCAGAGTAGGCGACCCCGACAGCCGAGATTGCCGCAAGCGAGCCGAGCCTCAAACTCGTTGCCAAGTCATTTCGGGCGCCCCGAATTGTGGCTTGAAAACAGGGTAGACGATTCTCTTACTCGGAAATCGTCCGCGACGTCGCGACACGGTCAGCGCCAAGGTGCAAGGGATGCAAGGGCTCGACTGGACTGCGTCAATTATCAATTCTAAGAATCGTCTTCGCGTTTCAAATAGCCGATGACGACCTTTCAGGCTTGAACGGGACGAGCTGGAATGTTGAGGAACAACAGTCGAACCGGAACGAAAGGAATGGACGACAGGCCAGAGAGCAGTAACGCCGACGAGCCCGAAAAGGTTACAGTGAACGAGGTCATGAGTGGGCACGTCCTGACCGCCTACTCTCACTCCAGCGTGAGAAAGGCCATCGAGACCATGGCCAGCAACGCGATTGGCAGCGTGGTTGTGGTCGATAGCTCCGGTCCGAGGGGCGTGTTTACGGAGAGGGACCTTCTCTCTAAGGTC harbors:
- a CDS encoding ABC transporter ATP-binding protein, with protein sequence MGEQVPAIEVVKVSRIYGEGGEEAKTVALQNVSFSIDHGEFVAIIGPSGSGKSTLLNLIGGLDRPTSGTVKIDGVDISKIPNSELARIRNRKIGFVFQSFNLINRITAVENVELPLLVTGMPRVDIRGRALEQLEILGIRHKADRKPTQLSGGEQQRVAVARALATNPLIILGDEPTGNLDTKNTDVMVGILKRLNQELGKTIVIITHNTEIAAKTKKIISIRDGLIQEIREN